Part of the Vigna unguiculata cultivar IT97K-499-35 chromosome 3, ASM411807v1, whole genome shotgun sequence genome, CTTTTGTACTCTTGATCGCCATAAAAACTTTACCGAAAGAGCTTGCTAGCTTTGTTACAAAACCTACATTTGAATGTCTAATAGacgtatttataaaaatatttttgaaatttttttttttgatatatttaaatgttcCTACATAGAACATTTtctaaaattcaagaaaaaattgatttgaagaattaaaagaagaaagaaaacaacccaaatttgaaaataaaataatattgtaataaaaacaatataaatagaATCCACTGTTATTTTGATGGCCCGTTAGTAGCCCATTCCATTTAGGttaaagtcgacttccggtaatatattttgacttccggaagtggATTGacatattttgacttccgaaagtcaacttccggtaatatattttgacttccggaagtcgacttttgattatatattttgacatccggaagtcgactttcaattatatattttgattttcggttatatattttgacttccggaagttgacttcggttatatattttaactttcggaagtcgacttccgattatatattttgacttccgaaagtatTCTTCACCAGAAATTGACATCCGAAAATAATTTTGGGGTTGTGATCTACATAATTTCGCTCAAATGATCAAAgggtatttttgaaattttagaaattattggAGGTGCAGAATTGGAAGTGCAGGAAGAAAGCCCCTTAggtttgtgttattttgatgGGCCAACTAGTAGCCCACTTCATTTGGGTCTGAGTTTGTATGCATCgtccatatttttttttgcaggCAATTTTTGCATCGCATGCCATAATTTTGTTCTTATCTCTTCCTTTTCTTAagtatatgttaaaataatatattttctccTCTTGTACCATTCTGCTTCTTTCGCCTTCTGATTTCCTCCTCTCTCTTCTTTGCTTAATTTTGATGCTTCTTTTTCCCAATTGAAGCATATAAATTAGGAAGGTCTTATCAGGACTTCGAGGTGTCATGACACGTCACACCGTCCTTTTTAGATTCTTCGGATATTCCTCTTATTGAAGATAAATAAATGTACccataacatttaattttttttattcacatttACACACGCCttcaaacatataaataaagaatccaatcctctcttcataattcTTTTTTCCAGAAAATAGTCAAtggataaaatttttaaagggttaaatatgtttttggtccctcaagtttcagcgaaatttaaaattagttcctcatcaaaacttttgaccaatttagtcctctatctttcaaaatgcatgaatttagtcctttaaaccaaattttgttaagtttatctaacgtttcaagcgcatttcatgatagtatttaaattatttacattgtttgacacatttttgctttgatgttaacttaaatactatcataaaatgtgtttgaaacgtcatataaacttaacaaaatttggttaaaatgactaaattcacgtattttgaaagatgaaagactaaattggtataaagttttgatgagaaactaattctaaaaatcactgaaacttgagggaccaaaaacatatttaaccctttttttaataagtatcttaaaattttataatagtataagATTATTAAACTTCTTTTAAAACGTATGTTTACTGTTTATAAAAACGATTAAATTTAgatgtttttatttagtttagaGAAGTTTTATACTTATGAAACGGTTTCTTGTCAAATCATTTGACATATACTTAAGAATTCGTACCACATATGTAACGTtctaaaaaatttgattttctaaATAACAACATGCGTTGTGGGTATAAGAGAATTTGGTCTAAATATGAACCAGTTGCCTAATGAAGTACCGGTGCttaacttcttttttaaattaaatagaaacaaatatatcttatcttgaaaaataattttaacataattataaaatgtttaaaaaatttatttgaatgttATGTTCAGTGGCAgatcttgaccaacattgttGGAGGAGCCAAAACaatacatccaaaatttatacatttaattattgacattaatatcgtaaaaatgaatacataactTAGTATAACAATAAACTACATCATTAGCGGGAATCAAACCACAATTAAAATCCAAAAGAAGAATggatgataatcaaaccacacttaaaatccaattataaaaaacacatagtacaatccattttcttctatgtttatcaaataaaaaattaatatacaatagactcactaaataaattattaaactaatatttcactatcaagtgagacaaaagataattactttcttctttatttctccGAGAATAGAAGAGAACAACTtagatataaaaacaaaaataatagatctttttctcttgagaaacaaaagaaaatagacaTATAATGGAACTGCAATTAAAATCtgattataaaaaacatataatacaatactttttcttctatgttcataaaataaaaaattaatataaaagaagttcattaaataaattattaaactaatatttcactatcaagtgagacgaaagaattaccttcttattttcttcctcgagaatgaaagagaacaaaagagaaataagagcaaaaataaaatatctttttattctttattatgtatggttttatattttattatttattaccattaattattatttttataaaagaaaagaatatttgatttaatatttataataaaaaaaatcaaaatacacaatatctatcataaaaaaaattaaaatacctatcataaaaaaaaatctaaattttggGGGGATGGCCTTCCCTTGTCACCATTATCtaacggtaaagaaaacataatattatgaaatattcaatattaggaggattttcttccatgtcaaataccttaaaataaattataattgtttacattttatattagaataccaaataaaatttcatgtgagccaaaacatttattaaatttgcaaactacaacattgatgaacttagttgataaaattaaaaaatatttcaaaaaaatataaaaggaaaacaaatattcaaattaaaatatattttaaatgtttgtttacttcaattttttaaattctaatgaatctcttttttatacactaataaaagttataatatatcacttaatcaaaatgacacaaagaacaaataataaacataataataaaattttgacatagattttatatcttttgaacttcaatatatgttggatagtgacaaaaaaatattcatagcaattacattaaatttttatattgtagtaaacaaaagttatttatacaattaaagtgaaaaaaattacagtatgattaatagtgagttataaaataacaaataattagatagaatatatcgaaatattattctacatgatgaaaataaacaataaataaaaatattaaaaaactaacaaatgtgtgttttagaaataatttgagagactatcgaaagaaatcgcacaaaggaaatcaaatgtataattaaggtatgataaaatgaaaaataccttagagaactaattattaaattatgtttgaagtggttaaaattaaatagaaatatcattagtgaccaaaaaatttgtcattaaattacaaataaattagtaattaaattggtcactaaatcaagtaccgattcgatcattgaatcgttcactaatttagtcattgattcagacaataaatcaactactaccaccaatgacgaaaaatagtgactgatatgggttactgactaaatcagtcaccatttcatgtttttcttgtagtgaattatcatatactattcctaaatatcattttatatatatatatatatatatatatatatatatataattttaaccacttcaaacagaatttaaagtgaaaaaattatattatgattaataatgagttataaaataaaaaataattagatagaatatatcgaaatattattctacatgatgaaaatataaacaataaataaaaatattaaaaaactaacaaatgtgtgttttagaaataatttgagagactatcgaaaaaaatcacacaaaggaaatcaaatgtataactaaggtatgataagacgaaaaatatcttagagaactaagaaaacttttcaaatatcaacatatatacttaatggttgtaaaataacaaaaattattttaatgaaacaaaagagttcttcaaattaaacaaaaattaataataataataagtaaagaattttttcatattaccttaaattgagagtataaacattctcgtgtgaaaggaaaatttataataaataaaaatattaaaaaataatataaatattcaaatgtgaggcataatttttttttattaacatacatcattttaacataattacataaaggttatgataagatgaaaaatatattggagatgagaatgagtttcatgacaaatgaaataattaaaagaaaaaaaaatatatatatatatatagatagatataggggttacttgattaattgtgaatgttttaataatttaaacgagaatggagatatggcggggacgggtattatggcgggtatatgtacatccccatacccatccccatatccaactgaaaaagtcggagattcgccatacccatatccatacccagtcaatgcggggattccccgtcaaaacggggacgggttcgggcaatacccacggggacgggtttatttgccatctctaccaTTATCCTCCGCCACCGGTtatgtttatattataaaatttgtacttTTAAACtgtatttatactattatacaAGGGAAATTTCTCTTTTgatacatacattttttttaattttaaattaaaataattattttataatttttgtattttaataattattaaggtgtaaataattattttgtaaatattttttgcaTGCAACCTATCAGCTGGTATTTTGAAATTGATAATTGTGAGACtcaattgttttaatattaaaaataaaaagtttgtatAATTAGGAAGTTttataaatgagtttttttttaaacgCATTATCTCTGACTTATCCATAACAGTTCTCACCCtttatttgtttgattgaaGATTCGAGATCCCAGAAGTGATCCTTGCGACGAACTCTTCAATTTGGACAGATCAGATCCTCTTCCACGTAAGTTGAGTTTTACCCCTTTCCTTCGtctacttttgttttttgttgcaTGTGAGTTTATCTGCTTGCATGTGCCTTTTTAATCTTCTTTTCGAGTCTCTACCGATTAGTGATCATGATGGTTTGgtctgatcgttcttgtgatgtttctatgtgtaaaTAGAGTATTTTGTGTGGTTGAAGGTAGTTTGGAGTTCTTAGAGCTGTTTGGGTCTATTATGTCGCTTTGTCAGGTAACAGAAGCTAGTATTGACCTGTGTTGTGCGAGTTTTAttgatttgatgttttgtatgcTACTGATGTATTGAATTTAGGTGAAATTGATTGTTTCTGCTAAGTCAGGTTTGGTGTATTTGTTGATATGGTCTTATATGGTTTGGATGATAACTTCATGCTTGAGTGATTTGGTTTGATTTTGTTAGAATTTGAGCAATTGAGCAAATTGGTATGAGCTCCCatgttttaaaactattttgaacCAATGCACTAAGAGAGGAGTACTAATTTAATCAATTGAAGATGTCCAATTTCCCTCAAAATCAAACAATGCAATTACTGATATCTGATATAGCATTGAGCGGTGTGTTAGTAGGGCACCACTGAGTGCCAGCTTTGTGCTGCAGGTTTGGGAGCAATTTAGGTTAGAGTTGTTGAGCGTCAGAAATATCGTTGAGCGTCACTTTTTGCGAAAAGTTTGGTGTTGAGGGCTAGAGATGTTGTTGAGCATCACTTTTTGTGAGAGGTTTTACGTTGATCGCCGTTTTACCAAGAGGTATGTCGAGTGTAGCCTCTGAGCTCCAATTTCTCTTTTGATCTTGTTTTTCTCTTTAGTTGTTTTGGTAGTTTGGATTGGCTAATATTCATCTTATTTATGGCTTTAATGGTTAGTAATTAATATGAGAATGTTGCTAGGAGCATATCTATTGAGAAGTTTGAGGAATTTCATGGAGAAATTCTTATTGTTGTAActttagtgtatgcattgaggAATGATTTTCAATAAGGAGTATCTTGATACTCTAATAACCATTCACACTCAAATAGAACAAAATGAGTTGTGTGGTGAAAGTTGCAagaggtcctagtctatggGCTTTTTTGGCTAAGACGTGAAGGAGATTAATTTTGTGTGTGGTAAGATGATAACCACTTTGGCTATGGATAGTAGAGGCTAGTGAGTGCTGATGTCAATGACATGTATTTGGATACTTGAGTTTAGAGTCAACTGTTTTGTGTGCATATACATTCTTTGTATTTTTTCCATGCCTAgtttgtatatataatatgatttatTGGTTTTAAGttaactcttttgtatactAGCTTACCGTTTGGCATGCTTTGtgtttcttgtgtttttttGACTCTTTTGCATTGATCACCTACTGATGTGACCAATGAGGAAGTAGGTAATGATATGTTTTTGGAGGAAGGTAGTGATACTACAAGGTAATTCTATAGCTTGTAGTGGTTTCCTTGTGTAGAAATTAGTTTTTGAAAGAATTTTGTGCtctttaggttttttttttatatattctattattatgattattattttggaaaaacGGTATTTATACTATATATATTCTCGCTATCTTTGTTTGTTATTAATCTTATAATGtcttatttaatagttttatactattaaatgagatgttatattttatccttaattttttgataaccttttaaaagtaatttttctttatttataattatttatttgatttgatttatgttATCATGTaaccaaataaaaatcaattcaatgctaatttctatttaatattatgttcaaatttaaaacttattaatTCAAATTCTATGCATTTATTACATTCAGATTAACTTgaatatgataaatttttagtttcaaGTTTTcactgaaaatattttaatgatttttgaagaacaAAAATGTCTTATTGagtcttaaattttattaagtgttGTTTGGGTCCTTCACACATGgtatcacaaattttattttgtttcaacaCACAAcctatatttaaaacaatataagaaaaaaagtttgtaaacaGAAAATTGGGTAAATAGTTCTAATTAAAAACTATACTCATCTAAAAGTCTATGGGTCGCTCTCAACTTAACTAAAAAATGTGTCTTGtcaaaattttaagttaaatttcaCATGGCAaaagttcaaaatttatttggaaactattattttatatataaataatattgatgattattattttgttaacgCTCACGCAAAAGGGTGTACCTCAATGATTTGCTTCAACGTGAACAAAAGCAATAATCTATGACTTCACTTTCAAAATTACTCTACAGAACTATTTAAAAATCCTTTGATCAAAGCAGAAATGCTAAAAAATGAACATTAAATGTGATTTAGCGCAAATAAAAAGaacacaatataaaaatataactgaTAGAAAACAATTTCGCCAGTTTACTTAAATAATTCGTAAAATGAtttacatcaaataaaaaagttaatacttcaaattaaattagcttaattttcataaattctaTATTTCTCTATTGttataatttaacatatttaatattcttagtttttattaatttaatctaatcaTGTAAAGCAAGATTCCATCAACCTTTTCTGTTTCTTTTTAGTGAAaaacataaagataaaaatatgtaGTGTTTGTCCCACAATCTTTTCCAttctttaagaaataattatgtcCCTCCACAAGCTTTATTTGTTTATACAAGCAGCATTTAGGttgtttttatatgtttataataCAAGTACAAGAAAATTACCATAAGAGGGTCATGTTTCAACTTGACACGCCAGAAAGGAGAAACGCAACGTAAGAACACCATGGGTGTTGGTTAAATTAAAATGGTGACGCGGAAAGCAAATCTCTATCCATCATGATGTGGGCCTCTCAGATTTGGCATTTCTTACTGAATAATACAACCAAGATCGAATTGAACCATTCATGACCGTGAATTCCTGCTTCAAATTTTACCCACAACAAACGCATACCACCATATCCGCCATCGTACACCATCACCCACCCGTTAACCAATCGAATCAGCACTCAACAAAAACCACAACCCTTCACTGTTGCCGCCTTCAAAGCTGCCAACTTTCGAATTTCCGAACTCAAATTTACTAGGTCCGCTTACTGGGTCGTCTCCGAGCTATGCGTGGAGCtgagggtggtggtggtggtggtggtttcGCCGTCAGAGGCGGTAACATCTACTGGGGAAGAAAAGAGGAAACTGGTTTCAGAGGAATCGTGGTAATCTTCTCTTGGGTTTCTGTTCCACAGACCATCTTACGAGAATTCGTTGATCTGTGTTCCTTTTTCGGGTGGAATTCCCTCGTCTGTTCTGCAAATTATCTCTCAGCGTAAGTTTTTCTGTTTCTGAAATTTcctttctttattgtttttcaaCGTCGTGGTTTCATTTATGTATAGCTTCTAGaccattatatttttctctccATTTTGTTTGTTGCCTGAGAACTGCTTTAATCAATCAGATAAATTAGTGGATCAGGAATTTAGTAAAATTGGAGGGCTAGGTTTTAGATGAGGATGAATTGCTGTAAACATCAGAGCTTTCTAACACTATTTCTTAATCCTGGTGTCACTTTATTATGTTGTGCATTTCGGACAGAatagttgtttttctttttttcatttttctggtGAGGAGGCAAACATGCGTCAtattgagagagagagagaggacaGTTGTTGTGTGTTGCATGTCAAGTTTGCGTAACCATATGGAATTATAATCGGAGAAGTTTGGCTTGGGAGATGCTTTACACGTGAAAGTAGCAGAATGCTGTTTAATGTATTAGGTTTGCACCTTCCATTAGTTATTTGTCTCCAACCggtgaagaagaaagagtgaaaatatttatgaagtTTATATATGGTTGTTGGAAACTATATGGCATGCTTTGTCAACTTCAATCAGATCCCAGTGGGGACCATGTGGTAGTAAGAAGGAGTAAAAAGATTACTCCCAATACTGGTGGGAGGAAATATATGGCTACTGGCTAGCTTACACAGACTTGTGAATTTAAGAATATGGGTGGGTTAGAGTGGTTTAATTACGGTTTAGTCACTTAATTCATACCATAATTTAATGTTGGATCGTGTCAGGCAGCTAAGGATTTATCTGCATGTCATTAGGAACGTTTACGCATCCTTCTTGAGGCATTGGGAAATATAGAACTGTTCTGTGACAAAGTTCTAAATTCTATTAGTTTTTAAGCATTGGAAAAGGATGAGGGAAGTTCTACTTCCTGTTAGATTAATGAGATTTCAATATCTAGTGACAATATATAAAATGCATTTGTATGTGGCGTGGTGTTGTATTACCCTAAGACCCTGTTTGGATGAACTTTTCTATAAGCATAtcagataaaaaaataagaaggtAAAATGATTGTCCTTCTCCCATAAGCTAAAATCATCTTGTGCACTTAACTTCTATTGAAGTTTTCTAatttaacttttcaaaaaccAGAGTGCATAAATTGATTTTACCTAATAGGGAAGTGCAAttcattttacctttttattttcttcttctaagtTAAGTACTTttggaaaaatttatttaaacaggGTTTAAATCCTTCTGTCAAAAACTTAAGTTCCATGCTCAAGTTGTAACCTCCTAAAGATCTGTTGTAGCATACTATTTTGTATATACATTTTGTTGGTCACAGACCACCACCTTGTTTGATTTATACTCTTTAATTTATTGGTTGGTGGTACTGACAGAACTTTTATATCTTATATTTCCTCTCTTGCAGTTTCCATGATGAAAGTGCCATGCCATTGGCATTTTGTGTTCTTGATGAACTAATTAAGGTTAGTTTTAGAATTTGGATTGGATAGCATGCTAAGATTTGTAGTAATGCTCTTATGGACATTTCAAAATCTCTAGATAATGCCATGCTACAAATCTCTGGGGTCTGTAGTCTTTGCTTTGTATCATAGCATAGATGCTCAGTGAAATAATTCATTTGTATTATGCAGGAGCTGAGAACTAGGTCATGTCCTGTTGTATTTGCTTCTTTTTCTGCCGGCTCCAAAGCCTGTCTGTATAAAGTATTTCAGGTAATTTTAGGCATCCAATCTTATGTTTGAtatggaaaatatataataatttaaagttgTATCCGTTTTAAGTGGAGATGTGCATGGTAATAGCTTTCTGTATAAATGCAGCTCATTGATGGAAGATGTGAAACTGCACTCAACTTGGTAATGCACTTTTTGTGGACGGTTTATGGTTTGTGGTTTGTTAAATTGTGATCCTGAAATGATTGATTGttgatttattgatttatttgttgTAGCCTAACTACCAACTACTTAGGAACTGTCTCTCTGGACAAATTTATGATTCTGGTCCAATAGATGTTACAAGTGATTTTGGCTTCCGCTTTGCATTACACCCCTCCATTGCAAAGGTGCCTGGACCATCAAAACTTGTTTCTTGGGTAGCAAAATCTGTTACCTCCGGATTGGATGCGTTATACCTAACTAGATTTGAATCCCAAGCTGCTGAGCATTGGCAGGCTTTATATTCTTCTGTTGTAAGTTCTATCTTGAATCCTTTTCcgttttactattttaaactctgattcattttcttttctttagaaTTTCGGAGCTCCATTTCTCCTTTTATGTTCTGAGAATGATGACCTTTTGAGATACCAAAATATCTGTGATTTTGCCCAACGACTACGCAACCTCAATGGTGATGTCAACCTTGTAAATTTCAGCAGCTCCTCTCACCTTGGTTCGTCTGAGACTGATTTCAACTACATTGTGACTAACTTGAACCAGTTTAACCTAAACATTTtcattgttattgttattaatttgtttCAGGTCATTACAAACACCATCCAATTCAATATAGAATAGCTGTGAACCATTTATTAGAGAAGGCTGTTACAATATATTCACAGAAAGTGATGCTAGAAAGAGAAAGAACTGGTTTGGATGGTACACAGGATGAGATATCAGAGTTAATCTGTGACCTGCAGAAGGTGGcaatcaattcaaataaaagCCTTAGAAGAGTTGCAGTTGGACCAACTGATCACTTCTTTTTGCCTAGTTCAGCAGGGCATTACAGTGATAGAGAATCTGGGACTCCACAGGATGAACAGAAAGAAAAGCCTGTTTGTCTGCCTAGTTTCCCAAGCATCAGTGCTCACAGTGTCCTTGGCCAATTTCTTTTCGATGTTTGTGTTCCTAAGAATGTTGAAGGTTGGGATGTGAAATTTTCTTCAGCTCCTAGGCATTCACTTTTAAGAGGCACCAAGCGCATTGGTCGGTCCAGATTATGAAACTGTTCTGATATCTGACCTGAGGAAATACTTTGTGATAAACTTGTTTGAAACATCAGCAATTTCCCTTGACCACACAGGAAGATATGATAGATTTtgatgcaatgcttggctttgGAAGTGTAATGGTTGAAATGGTTCTACATTTAATTCCTTGGCACTTACGAGAAAATGGTGGGGTTAGAAATGAACACATGCCTTTTGTATCAGAAAGGAGAGCTTCTGATGGTACAAACTTGTTGATGCTTGGCTATGGTAACTACTCCTTAGGTAATTGTATTTGCATtaaatgagataaaatttaCTTATGTATATATAGTTAGAGCATGTAAGTAGATGtgcataatat contains:
- the LOC114178822 gene encoding uncharacterized protein LOC114178822; protein product: MRGAEGGGGGGGFAVRGGNIYWGRKEETGFRGIVVIFSWVSVPQTILREFVDLCSFFGWNSLVCSANYLSAFHDESAMPLAFCVLDELIKELRTRSCPVVFASFSAGSKACLYKVFQLIDGRCETALNLPNYQLLRNCLSGQIYDSGPIDVTSDFGFRFALHPSIAKVPGPSKLVSWVAKSVTSGLDALYLTRFESQAAEHWQALYSSVNFGAPFLLLCSENDDLLRYQNICDFAQRLRNLNGDVNLVNFSSSSHLGHYKHHPIQYRIAVNHLLEKAVTIYSQKVMLERERTGLDGTQDEISELICDLQKVAINSNKSLRRVAVGPTDHFFLPSSAGHYSDRESGTPQDEQKEKPVCLPSFPSISAHSVLGQFLFDVCVPKNVEGWDVKFSSAPRHSLLRGTKRIGRSRL